One window of Cohnella hashimotonis genomic DNA carries:
- a CDS encoding extracellular solute-binding protein, protein MKKKPVSLTALALAATTLLAACGNDTSNNAASSSAASSAPASGSSGASASAPASGEKVKLSIWHNFSGDDLRAQAVRAQIDKFKAAHPEVELDAQAIPPDGYRQRLKTVAAAGEMPDVFFTQSGTSIQEFYDGGLIQPITPLLDKYPEWKNNFMEGALDRLSFDGQVYATPLSGSATSLFFYNKSLFDKYQVKVPTTWDELMTAIKTFNDNKITPISLGNKAAWLAQSSILSSLADRVTGTDWFLKAASQDGASFTDPEFVQALQLFKDLSQAKAFQTGANSLDNTQMEQYFVEGKAAMMIDGSWALTNMAATGTPEQLNQVEVTVLPSVPGGKGDPNAISGGSGGGMALSKTVTGAKLDAALELIYAIGGPEGMQAIVNSNSVVNYKVEPDQAVVTPLFYKAFTLFKSVKLTPVYDAYLTSAAADVINNGLQDLLLTGKPEAVAKKLQDAQAQALGK, encoded by the coding sequence ATGAAAAAGAAACCTGTATCCTTAACCGCCCTGGCGCTCGCGGCGACCACGCTGCTCGCGGCATGCGGCAACGACACGTCCAACAATGCCGCCTCGAGCAGCGCAGCTTCGAGCGCGCCCGCTTCGGGCTCGTCCGGCGCATCGGCGAGCGCGCCGGCTTCCGGCGAGAAGGTCAAGCTGTCGATCTGGCACAATTTCTCCGGCGACGACCTGCGGGCCCAAGCCGTGCGCGCGCAGATCGACAAGTTCAAAGCCGCGCATCCGGAGGTCGAGCTGGACGCCCAGGCGATCCCGCCAGACGGCTACCGCCAACGGCTCAAGACGGTCGCGGCGGCCGGCGAGATGCCCGACGTGTTCTTCACGCAGTCCGGCACATCGATCCAGGAATTCTACGACGGCGGTCTGATCCAACCGATCACGCCGCTGCTCGACAAGTACCCCGAGTGGAAAAACAACTTCATGGAAGGCGCGCTCGATCGGCTCTCGTTCGACGGCCAGGTGTACGCGACGCCGCTGAGCGGGTCGGCCACCTCCCTGTTCTTCTATAACAAATCGCTCTTCGACAAGTACCAGGTCAAGGTGCCGACGACTTGGGACGAGCTGATGACGGCAATCAAGACGTTTAACGACAACAAGATTACGCCGATCTCGCTCGGCAACAAGGCCGCCTGGCTGGCGCAGTCCAGCATTCTCTCGTCCCTGGCCGACCGCGTGACCGGCACGGATTGGTTCCTAAAGGCGGCGAGCCAGGACGGCGCGTCGTTCACCGATCCCGAGTTCGTCCAGGCGCTGCAGCTGTTCAAGGATCTCTCCCAAGCCAAGGCGTTCCAAACTGGCGCCAACAGCCTGGACAACACGCAGATGGAGCAGTACTTCGTCGAAGGCAAGGCCGCGATGATGATCGACGGCTCCTGGGCGCTGACGAACATGGCAGCCACCGGCACGCCGGAGCAGCTCAACCAGGTCGAAGTGACCGTGCTGCCTTCCGTACCGGGCGGCAAGGGCGATCCGAACGCCATCTCCGGCGGATCCGGCGGCGGCATGGCGCTGAGCAAGACCGTTACGGGCGCCAAGCTCGACGCCGCGCTCGAGCTGATCTACGCGATCGGCGGGCCGGAAGGCATGCAGGCGATCGTCAACAGCAACTCCGTCGTCAACTATAAGGTCGAGCCCGATCAAGCCGTGGTGACGCCGCTGTTCTACAAGGCGTTCACCCTGTTCAAATCGGTCAAGCTGACGCCGGTATACGACGCCTACCTGACGTCGGCTGCCGCGGACGTCATCAACAACGGCCTGCAGGACCTGCTGCTGACCGGCAAGCCGGAGGCCGTCGCCAAGAAGCTCCAGGACGCGCAAGCGCAGGCGCTCGGCAAGTAA
- a CDS encoding carbohydrate ABC transporter permease produces MTNSGRLRAFIAVGLLPTLFIYAVFVLVPIVWSAYYGFFDWKGIGASKFIGFDNYAEALGDPIFWRAFKNNLIIVAASIFGQLPIALVLSLILRKSTFFQRFVRSAVFMPMVVASVVIGMIWGYIYHPQIGILNFLLEQFGLGSWIRDWLGDPSINMYAVSAPVIWANIGPYLVLFIAAIQNISSEVEDAAKIDGAVKSKWLYMIVVPMIWDTIKVAIVLCISGSLKAFDLIYIMTGGGPAQSTELLATYMYNNTFEVFRYGYGSAVSTLIILISMVLVLGSQLLMRRKQ; encoded by the coding sequence ATGACGAATTCCGGCCGTCTCAGAGCCTTTATCGCGGTAGGGTTGCTGCCTACCCTGTTCATCTATGCGGTGTTCGTGCTGGTGCCCATCGTCTGGTCCGCCTATTACGGATTCTTCGACTGGAAAGGCATCGGCGCATCCAAGTTCATCGGATTCGACAACTACGCCGAAGCGCTCGGGGATCCGATCTTCTGGAGGGCGTTCAAGAACAACCTGATCATCGTAGCCGCCTCGATCTTCGGACAGCTGCCGATCGCGCTCGTCCTGTCGCTCATTTTGCGCAAGAGCACCTTCTTCCAACGCTTTGTCCGGTCCGCCGTGTTCATGCCCATGGTCGTGGCCAGCGTCGTGATCGGCATGATCTGGGGCTACATTTATCACCCGCAGATCGGCATCCTGAACTTCCTTCTCGAACAGTTCGGCCTCGGCTCCTGGATTCGCGACTGGCTCGGCGATCCGAGCATCAACATGTACGCCGTCAGCGCGCCGGTCATCTGGGCGAATATCGGACCGTATCTCGTGCTCTTCATCGCCGCCATTCAGAACATCTCCTCCGAAGTCGAAGACGCCGCCAAGATCGACGGCGCCGTGAAGTCCAAGTGGCTCTACATGATCGTCGTGCCGATGATCTGGGATACGATCAAGGTCGCCATCGTGCTGTGCATCTCCGGCAGCCTGAAGGCCTTCGACCTGATCTATATCATGACGGGCGGAGGCCCCGCGCAATCGACGGAGCTGCTCGCGACGTACATGTACAACAATACCTTCGAAGTTTTCCGCTACGGCTACGGCTCGGCGGTTTCCACATTGATCATCCTCATCAGCATGGTCCTCGTGCTCGGCAGCCAGCTGCTGATGAGACGCAAGCAATAA
- a CDS encoding carbohydrate ABC transporter permease, whose translation MTTDGSLAHKAGPAQNAGRPALSRPFKPKWAWLSNLVLLIYALLTLYPLLWLFLSSFKTNQEFFGKPFALPSTWHFDNYKRAWEIAGIGPAFLNSVIVTLSAIVLTLFLGTLTAYVVSRMNFRFKGLVMSLFVAGMLIPIHSTLVPLFIMMNEFGILDTYASLILPYAAFELPVAIFVVGAYLTSVPKDLEEASMIDGNGYWGTFFRVVAPLAVPAMATIFILGFLRFWNDFAFALVFINNQALKTLPLSLSVFSDGYGTDYSLTTAAMSIAVIPTIVIYLIFQEQIMKGMVAGSVKG comes from the coding sequence ATGACAACGGACGGCAGCCTGGCGCACAAGGCCGGCCCGGCGCAAAACGCCGGACGTCCCGCTCTCTCCCGGCCTTTTAAGCCGAAATGGGCGTGGCTCTCCAATCTCGTGCTGCTGATCTACGCGCTGCTCACGCTGTACCCGCTCCTGTGGCTGTTCCTCAGCTCATTCAAGACGAACCAGGAGTTTTTCGGCAAGCCGTTCGCGCTGCCGTCGACGTGGCACTTCGACAATTACAAGCGGGCATGGGAGATCGCCGGCATCGGCCCCGCCTTCCTCAACTCGGTCATCGTCACCCTTAGCGCCATCGTGCTGACGCTGTTCCTCGGCACGCTTACGGCGTACGTCGTTTCCCGCATGAACTTCCGCTTCAAGGGGCTCGTCATGTCGCTCTTTGTTGCCGGCATGCTGATCCCGATCCACAGCACGCTCGTGCCGCTGTTCATCATGATGAACGAGTTCGGCATCCTCGACACGTACGCGTCGCTGATCCTGCCCTACGCCGCGTTCGAGCTGCCTGTCGCCATTTTCGTCGTTGGGGCGTACCTGACGTCGGTCCCGAAGGACCTCGAAGAGGCGTCGATGATCGATGGCAACGGCTATTGGGGCACCTTTTTCCGCGTCGTCGCGCCGCTGGCGGTGCCTGCCATGGCGACGATCTTCATCCTCGGGTTTCTCCGGTTCTGGAACGACTTTGCCTTCGCGCTCGTCTTCATCAATAACCAGGCGCTCAAGACGCTGCCGCTTAGCCTGTCCGTCTTCTCCGACGGCTACGGCACCGACTACAGTCTGACGACGGCAGCCATGTCGATCGCGGTCATCCCGACGATCGTCATCTATCTGATCTTTCAGGAGCAGATCATGAAGGGCATGGTGGCGGGATCGGTAAAAGGGTAG
- a CDS encoding YitT family protein: protein MTSSKKSKSKSPHAQGQAAVQAPIKKAQHSGLSLFEVAKRVIAIIVGAVLVGAALEVFLVPNSIIDGGITGISIMVAYLTHWPIGIFLFLFNLPFLIIGYKQIGKTFALSTLLGVVTLAITTQALHHVEPFTDQTLLAAIFGGIFLGVGVGIVIRFGGTTDGTEIVAILFSKRSPFSVGQMVMFINIFILGSAGLVFGWDNAMFSLIAYYIAFKVIDLTIEGFDESKSVWIISDNYRDIGDAIVSRLGRGVTYLNGEGGYSGNAKQVIFCVISRLEEAKLKLIVNELDPVAFLAVGNIHDVKGGRFRKKDIH, encoded by the coding sequence ATGACCAGTTCGAAGAAATCCAAATCCAAGTCTCCCCACGCCCAAGGCCAAGCGGCGGTCCAAGCGCCTATCAAGAAAGCGCAGCATAGCGGGCTTTCGTTGTTTGAGGTTGCCAAGCGCGTCATCGCCATTATCGTCGGCGCCGTACTTGTCGGCGCAGCGCTTGAAGTATTCCTCGTTCCGAATTCCATCATCGACGGCGGCATCACCGGCATATCCATCATGGTCGCTTATCTCACACATTGGCCGATCGGTATCTTCTTGTTCCTCTTCAATCTGCCTTTTCTCATCATCGGGTACAAGCAAATCGGCAAAACCTTCGCGTTATCTACCTTGCTCGGCGTCGTCACGCTGGCGATCACGACTCAGGCGCTTCACCACGTAGAACCCTTTACAGATCAAACCTTGCTTGCCGCTATCTTCGGAGGAATCTTCCTCGGCGTCGGCGTCGGTATCGTTATCCGCTTCGGCGGTACGACGGACGGGACGGAGATCGTCGCAATCCTGTTCAGCAAGCGGAGTCCTTTTTCCGTCGGCCAAATGGTCATGTTCATCAACATATTCATCTTAGGAAGCGCAGGCCTGGTATTCGGGTGGGACAACGCCATGTTCTCCCTGATCGCCTATTATATAGCGTTCAAGGTCATCGATCTGACGATCGAAGGCTTCGACGAATCCAAATCCGTCTGGATCATCAGCGATAACTACCGCGATATCGGCGACGCTATCGTAAGTCGTCTCGGCCGGGGCGTCACCTATCTGAACGGAGAAGGCGGCTATTCGGGCAATGCCAAGCAAGTCATCTTCTGCGTCATCTCCCGTCTGGAGGAAGCGAAGCTCAAGCTGATCGTCAATGAGCTCGACCCCGTCGCCTTCCTCGCCGTCGGCAATATCCATGACGTCAAGGGCGGTCGTTTCCGCAAAAAGGACATCCATTAA
- a CDS encoding small acid-soluble spore protein P has protein sequence MSKPKSQPVPEANPQPDRDERSPGHRGGQKPLSGSKKVKNRNHVSHNNPEG, from the coding sequence ATGAGCAAGCCCAAATCGCAGCCGGTGCCCGAAGCGAATCCCCAGCCCGATCGAGACGAGCGCAGTCCGGGACACCGCGGCGGCCAAAAGCCGCTATCCGGCTCCAAGAAGGTCAAAAACCGCAATCATGTAAGCCACAATAATCCGGAAGGCTGA
- a CDS encoding transposase, with amino-acid sequence MGKRLKEETRLRIVKEALAGVKVGVLARMYDIHPETIRLWIREHRDFIPPEDIPSADEHLQEIQRLQEVEQRYDRAVKALGEKELEIEILRELLKKTTPVYPKNSK; translated from the coding sequence ATGGGAAAAAGGTTAAAGGAAGAAACACGGCTTAGAATTGTTAAGGAAGCATTGGCTGGGGTTAAGGTGGGGGTGCTTGCTCGCATGTACGACATTCACCCCGAAACCATTCGTTTGTGGATACGCGAGCATCGTGACTTTATTCCACCGGAGGACATTCCCTCGGCAGACGAGCATTTGCAAGAAATCCAGCGGTTGCAGGAAGTCGAGCAGCGGTATGACAGAGCGGTTAAAGCGCTTGGTGAAAAAGAACTCGAAATTGAAATTCTGCGTGAACTGCTAAAAAAAACAACCCCCGTTTATCCGAAAAATTCGAAGTAG
- a CDS encoding IS3 family transposase, translating into MKRGEPVARVLRILELNESTYYERRKRAAQPDAERVEPVRRGRPVPGYAYNESGEKVCDEQIQEWLLLLLEGEEHVYGYKLLARCIRKQYGVKLNKKKAYRMCKALGILQKKRQRLQTHPRRLPRNHTITASNQLWQMDIKYGYALGQERFFFVLSIIDVFDRVVVGQYRGPVCEAKHAVQTLGIALQQRLQPGEALPIIRTDNGPQFVSKLFQDMCECWDMVHERIPPRTPNMNAYIESFHSILERCLFSNRTFMTLEEAYEAFDQFMDFYNNRKMHGSLKNMAPTAFAAWVKTLDDASAFYRSV; encoded by the coding sequence ATTAAACGGGGGGAGCCTGTAGCACGGGTTCTGCGCATTCTCGAGTTGAATGAGTCCACCTATTATGAGCGGCGTAAGCGTGCCGCTCAGCCTGACGCAGAACGCGTCGAGCCGGTCCGCAGGGGACGCCCTGTGCCCGGATACGCCTACAACGAATCGGGCGAGAAAGTCTGCGACGAGCAAATCCAGGAATGGCTGTTGCTACTGCTGGAGGGCGAAGAGCACGTCTATGGCTATAAGCTGTTAGCGCGCTGTATTCGCAAGCAGTACGGGGTGAAGCTGAACAAGAAAAAGGCTTATCGCATGTGCAAGGCACTCGGCATTCTTCAAAAAAAGCGGCAACGCCTACAGACGCATCCTCGGCGATTGCCGAGAAATCACACCATCACCGCATCGAATCAACTTTGGCAAATGGATATCAAATATGGCTATGCCTTGGGTCAGGAGCGTTTCTTTTTCGTACTCAGCATCATCGACGTGTTCGACCGCGTCGTCGTAGGGCAATACCGCGGCCCTGTTTGCGAGGCCAAGCACGCGGTGCAGACCCTGGGGATCGCGCTGCAGCAGCGCCTTCAGCCGGGTGAAGCACTGCCTATCATCCGCACGGACAACGGCCCCCAGTTCGTCAGCAAGCTGTTTCAAGACATGTGCGAGTGCTGGGACATGGTCCATGAACGGATTCCGCCGCGGACACCGAATATGAATGCCTACATCGAGTCTTTCCACAGCATCCTTGAGCGTTGTTTGTTTAGCAATCGTACATTCATGACGCTGGAGGAAGCTTATGAAGCGTTCGACCAATTCATGGATTTTTATAACAACCGTAAGATGCACGGCAGCCTAAAAAACATGGCTCCAACAGCGTTCGCAGCGTGGGTTAAGACATTGGACGATGCTTCAGCCTTTTACAGATCGGTGTAA
- the serS gene encoding serine--tRNA ligase: MIDIKLLRADYGKVADALKKRGASEELIAAFPAIDARRRELQTESDNLKNRRNVVSQEVAKLKKSGGDADGLIAEMKEVGDRIKQIDEELRGLESESDALILAVPNIPNESVPVGASEADNVEVRRVGEPTSLGFEPKAHWEIAEGLGILDFEAAAKVTGSRFVFYKGLGARLERALINLMMDLHADQHGYEEILPPYIVNRDSLIGTGQLPKFEEDLFKLADTEYYLIPTAEVPVTNLHREEILAKDQLPRKLVAFSACFRSEAGAAGRDTRGLIRQHQFNKVELVQLVDPETSYEALESLTGEAERVLSLLGLPYRVLALCTGDMGFASAKTYDLEVWLPSMATYREISSCTNFEDFQARRAGIRFRRETGAKPEYVHTLNGSGLALGRTVAAILENYQQADGTVVVPDVLRPYMGGLEVIAPRRG; this comes from the coding sequence ATGATCGATATCAAGTTGCTGCGCGCCGACTACGGCAAAGTAGCGGACGCGCTGAAGAAGCGGGGCGCTTCGGAAGAGCTGATCGCCGCGTTTCCGGCAATCGACGCGAGACGCCGCGAGCTGCAGACCGAGAGCGATAACCTGAAAAACCGACGCAACGTCGTCTCCCAAGAAGTCGCAAAGCTTAAGAAGAGCGGCGGAGACGCCGACGGACTGATTGCCGAGATGAAGGAAGTCGGCGACCGGATCAAGCAGATCGACGAGGAGCTCCGCGGTCTCGAGTCCGAGTCCGATGCGCTGATACTCGCCGTCCCGAACATTCCGAACGAGAGCGTGCCGGTCGGCGCGAGCGAAGCGGACAACGTCGAGGTTCGCCGCGTCGGCGAGCCGACGAGCCTCGGCTTCGAGCCGAAGGCGCACTGGGAAATTGCCGAGGGACTCGGCATTCTCGACTTTGAGGCGGCGGCAAAGGTGACGGGTTCGCGTTTCGTGTTCTACAAGGGCCTGGGCGCCCGCCTAGAGCGCGCGCTGATTAACCTGATGATGGACCTGCATGCGGATCAGCACGGCTACGAAGAGATCCTGCCGCCCTACATCGTCAATCGCGACAGCCTTATCGGTACGGGACAGCTGCCCAAGTTTGAAGAGGACCTCTTTAAACTTGCGGATACGGAGTATTACCTGATTCCGACCGCCGAAGTGCCGGTCACGAATCTGCATCGCGAAGAGATTTTGGCCAAGGATCAACTGCCTCGCAAGCTTGTGGCGTTCAGCGCATGCTTCCGCTCCGAAGCGGGCGCTGCCGGACGCGATACCCGCGGCCTCATCCGCCAGCACCAGTTCAACAAGGTCGAGCTCGTCCAGCTCGTCGACCCGGAGACGTCGTATGAGGCGCTCGAATCGCTGACGGGCGAAGCCGAGCGCGTCCTGTCTTTGCTGGGCTTGCCTTATCGCGTGCTCGCGCTTTGCACGGGCGATATGGGCTTTGCCTCCGCCAAGACGTACGACCTCGAGGTGTGGCTGCCCAGCATGGCGACCTACCGCGAGATTTCGTCCTGCACGAACTTCGAGGATTTCCAGGCGCGGCGGGCGGGCATACGCTTCCGCCGGGAGACCGGCGCGAAGCCGGAGTACGTCCATACGCTGAATGGCTCCGGGCTCGCGCTCGGCCGCACGGTTGCCGCGATCCTCGAGAACTACCAGCAGGCGGACGGCACGGTCGTCGTGCCCGACGTACTGCGCCCGTACATGGGCGGTCTCGAAGTCATCGCGCCTCGCAGGGGTTGA
- the pdxT gene encoding pyridoxal 5'-phosphate synthase glutaminase subunit PdxT, which translates to MKIGVLALQGAVAEHIRSIELAGGEGVAVKRTEQLQEIDGLIIPGGESTTIGKLMRKYGFIEAVRDYAAAGKPVFGTCAGLIVLAERLTGDEEPHLQLMDMTVARNAFGRQRESFETDLPVKGIESPLRAVFIRAPLITEVGPDVEVLSVYKDEIVTARQGHLLAASYHPELTDDYRLHGLFIEMAREAAGQA; encoded by the coding sequence ATGAAAATCGGAGTTCTGGCGCTGCAAGGCGCGGTAGCGGAGCATATCCGCAGTATTGAGCTTGCCGGCGGCGAAGGTGTCGCGGTCAAGCGCACGGAGCAACTGCAGGAGATCGACGGTCTTATTATTCCCGGCGGGGAGAGTACGACGATCGGGAAGTTGATGCGCAAATACGGTTTCATCGAAGCGGTACGGGACTATGCTGCCGCCGGCAAGCCCGTATTCGGCACTTGCGCAGGTCTCATCGTGCTGGCGGAGCGTCTGACAGGCGACGAAGAGCCGCATCTGCAGCTGATGGACATGACGGTTGCACGCAATGCGTTCGGCCGCCAGCGCGAGAGCTTCGAGACCGATCTGCCCGTCAAGGGCATCGAGTCTCCGCTGCGCGCCGTGTTCATTCGCGCGCCCCTCATCACCGAGGTCGGGCCGGACGTCGAGGTGCTGTCTGTTTACAAAGACGAGATCGTCACCGCTAGACAAGGGCATCTGCTTGCTGCCTCCTATCATCCGGAGCTGACGGATGATTACCGCCTGCACGGCCTGTTCATCGAAATGGCGCGAGAGGCAGCCGGCCAAGCTTAA